From Struthio camelus isolate bStrCam1 chromosome 7, bStrCam1.hap1, whole genome shotgun sequence, a single genomic window includes:
- the LOC104138154 gene encoding prominin-1-A isoform X1, translated as MELGNVPQPVYGPGPEPPGSSTPGLVGMVHGFLRLVQPNALPAELIVELGQSQGEKFSKEQVQELLRYELGFLICAAIGLLFIILVPLVGCCFCCCRSCGNCGGHMYQKQGRRTGCRRRALYASVLLLSGLLLAGNIYAFISNTRLSRAVSGTFPNVNSTVGDLRTYLASIPEQVNFIVVSSEVPLGHANASLQSIGPTLGGEIVSSIRRSVNKAVGSLQSLLEVMEKLAAAFSRINSTSSRLEELQSNYSQRLASLRDSINHTLQDCGQPCSNVSLDSLGFKANFSVIPSVDQQLKALEDVSSSNLVATLEQVNRTLNETSDKVQEQSQDVVTKTQDQLGHIRQEISNLPERFPVEGLEGSSVAFLNTTTSTLEEYREPVTAFERLRWSLCVLLCCMVLLVVVCNVFGLVLGPLGLEAAALPTERSCLSNAGGNFFMAGVGFSFLFSWLLMLVVLVPFVLGGNIYMLFCQSLHDQQLFELLDTPGLIPGFNLSQVLGEGSTVNISELYRQCQDNTALWQTLHLDQRISLDELLNISQYTAEISAAFEKVNITLSPISLLNSSQKDVLLEASRLGQPPDFARSLAQLDQSVTHGSLQDLAAELELLAKEAGTGAKRDLEDEARELRELDKEMNASLSRLLQSLKENISFVEGRASRLQRRTNDTLQDAEQTQAFLGRETASIVKNETRAFLQQLQGFFETYVAWAKSSLTREVARCKPVARTLDSVEAMACDYILDSLNTFWFSLGWCTFLLLPGLILAVRLAKFYRRMDIADVYESEVLEMAPALNSFQIPRVAARK; from the exons atggagctgggcaaTGTGCCGCAGCCGGTGTACGGCCCGGGGCCGGAGCCACCGGGGAGCAGCACGCCGGGCCTCGTGGGCATGGTGCATGGCTTCCTGCGGCTGGTGCAGCCCAACGCCTTGCCCGCAG AGCTGATCGTGGAGTTGGGGCAATCCCAGGGTGAGAAGTTCAGCAAGGAGCAGGTCCAGGAG ctgctgcgcTATGAGTTGGGTTTCCTGATCTGCGCGGCCATCGGGCTCCTCTTCATCATCCTCGTGCCCCTGGtgggatgctgcttctgctgctgccgctcCTGCGGGAACTGCGGGGGCCACATGTACCAGAAGCAGGGCCGGCGGaccggctgccgccgccgagcTCTCTACGCCTCTGTCCTGCTGCTCTCGGGCCTCCTGCT GGCCGGCAACATCTACGCCTTCATCAGCAACACCCGCCTCTCCCGGGCCGTGAGCGGCACCTTCCCCAACGTCAACTCCACCGTGGGCGACCTCCGCACCTACctggcctccatccctgag CAAGTCAACTTCATCGTAGTCAGCAGCGAGGTCCCGCTGGGCCACGCCAACGCCAGCCTCCAGA GCATCGGGCCCACTCTGGGTGGCGAGATCGTCTCCAGCATCAGGAGGAGTGTGAATAAGGCAGTGGGATCCCTCCAGAGCCTGCTGGAAG TGATGGAGAAGCTGGCTGCTGCCTTCAGCCGCATCAACAGCACTAGCTCGCGCCTCGAGGAGCTGCAGAGCAACTACAGCCAGAGGTTGGCCAGCCTGCGGGACAGCATCAATCACACCCTGCAGGACTGCGGGCAGCCCTGCAGCAACGTGTCCCTGGACAGCCTCGGGTTCAAGGCCAACTTCAGCGTG ATCCCCAGTGTGGACCAGCAGCTGAAGGCTCTGGAAGATGTGTCCAGCTCCAACCTGGTGGCCACTTTGGAGCAG GTTAACCGCACGCTGAACGAGACCTCTGACAAGGTGCAGGAGCAGTCCCAGGATGTGGTGACAA AGACCCAGGACCAGCTGGGCCACATCAGGCAGGAGATCAGCAACTTGCCCGAGCGCTTCCCGGTGGAGGGCTTGGAGGGCAGCAGCGTGGCCTTTCTGAACACCACCACCTCCACGCTGGAGGAATACAGAGAGCCGGTGACCGCCTTTGAGAGGCTCAG GTGGAGCCTGTGTGTCCTCCTGTGCTGCATGGTGCTGCTGGTGGTTGTCTGCAACGTGTTTGGGCTGGTGCTGGGGCCTCTGGGCCTCGAGGCAGCTGCGCTGCCCACGGAGCGGAGCTGCCTCTCCAACGCCGGCGGGAACTTCTTCATGGC AGGGGTCGgcttcagctttctcttctcctggctgctgATGCTGGTGGTGCTGGTCCCCTTTGTGCTGGGAGGGAACATCTACATGCTCTTCTGCCAGTCCCTGCACGACCAGCAGCTCTTTGAG CTCCTGGATACCCCCGGCCTGATCCCTGGCTTCAACTTGTCCCAGGTGCTGGGCGAAGGCAGCACAGTGAACATCTCAGAGCTGTACAG gcagtgccaggacaACACTGCCCTGTGGCAAACGCTGCACCTCGACCAGAGGATCTCCCTGGACGAGCTCCTGAACATCAGCCAG TACACGGCAGAGATCTCTGCAGCCTTCGAGAAGGTGAACATCACCCTGAGCCCCATCTCCCTGCTCAACAGCAGCCAGAAGGACGTGCTGCTGGAGGCCAGTCGCCTGGGGCAGCCACCCGACTTCGCCCGCAGCCTGGCACAG CTGGATCAGAGCGTGACCCACGGAAGCCTCCAGGACCTGGCCgcggagctggagctgctggcaaagGAAGCG GGCACAGGTGCAAAACGGGACCTGGAGGATGAAGCGagagagctgagggagctggacaaGGAGATGAACGCGAGCTTGTCCAGGCTGCTG CAAAGCCTGAAGGAGAACATCTCCTTTGTGGAGGGcagggccagcaggctgcag AGGCGGACCAACGACACGCTGCAGGACGCTGAGCAGACGCAGGCCTTCCTGGGGAGGGAGACGGCGAGCATCGTCAAGAAC GAGACGCGGgccttcctgcagcagctgcagggcttcTTCGAGACCTACGTTGCCTGGGCCAAGAGCAGC CTCACGAGAGAGGTGGCTCGTTGCAAGCCTGTGGCTCGGACCCTGGACAGCGTGGAGGCCATGGCCTGCGACTACATCCTGGACTCTTTG AACACCTTCTGGTTCAGCCTGGGCTGGTgcaccttcctcctgctgcctggcctcatCCTCGCTGTGCGACTCGCCAAGTTTTACCGCCGGATGGACATCGCTGACGTCTACGA gaGCGAAGTCTTAGAGAT GGCACCTGCACTGAACTCGTTCCAAATTCCCCGGGTGGCTGCAAGGAAGTag
- the LOC104138154 gene encoding prominin-1-A isoform X3 yields MELGNVPQPVYGPGPEPPGSSTPGLVGMVHGFLRLVQPNALPAELIVELGQSQGEKFSKEQVQELLRYELGFLICAAIGLLFIILVPLVGCCFCCCRSCGNCGGHMYQKQGRRTGCRRRALYASVLLLSGLLLAGNIYAFISNTRLSRAVSGTFPNVNSTVGDLRTYLASIPEQVNFIVVSSEVPLGHANASLQSIGPTLGGEIVSSIRRSVNKAVGSLQSLLEVMEKLAAAFSRINSTSSRLEELQSNYSQRLASLRDSINHTLQDCGQPCSNVSLDSLGFKANFSVIPSVDQQLKALEDVSSSNLVATLEQVNRTLNETSDKVQEQSQDVVTKTQDQLGHIRQEISNLPERFPVEGLEGSSVAFLNTTTSTLEEYREPVTAFERLRWSLCVLLCCMVLLVVVCNVFGLVLGPLGLEAAALPTERSCLSNAGGNFFMAGVGFSFLFSWLLMLVVLVPFVLGGNIYMLFCQSLHDQQLFELLDTPGLIPGFNLSQVLGEGSTVNISELYRQCQDNTALWQTLHLDQRISLDELLNISQYTAEISAAFEKVNITLSPISLLNSSQKDVLLEASRLGQPPDFARSLAQLDQSVTHGSLQDLAAELELLAKEAGTGAKRDLEDEARELRELDKEMNASLSRLLQSLKENISFVEGRASRLQRRTNDTLQDAEQTQAFLGRETASIVKNLTREVARCKPVARTLDSVEAMACDYILDSLNTFWFSLGWCTFLLLPGLILAVRLAKFYRRMDIADVYESEVLEMAPALNSFQIPRVAARK; encoded by the exons atggagctgggcaaTGTGCCGCAGCCGGTGTACGGCCCGGGGCCGGAGCCACCGGGGAGCAGCACGCCGGGCCTCGTGGGCATGGTGCATGGCTTCCTGCGGCTGGTGCAGCCCAACGCCTTGCCCGCAG AGCTGATCGTGGAGTTGGGGCAATCCCAGGGTGAGAAGTTCAGCAAGGAGCAGGTCCAGGAG ctgctgcgcTATGAGTTGGGTTTCCTGATCTGCGCGGCCATCGGGCTCCTCTTCATCATCCTCGTGCCCCTGGtgggatgctgcttctgctgctgccgctcCTGCGGGAACTGCGGGGGCCACATGTACCAGAAGCAGGGCCGGCGGaccggctgccgccgccgagcTCTCTACGCCTCTGTCCTGCTGCTCTCGGGCCTCCTGCT GGCCGGCAACATCTACGCCTTCATCAGCAACACCCGCCTCTCCCGGGCCGTGAGCGGCACCTTCCCCAACGTCAACTCCACCGTGGGCGACCTCCGCACCTACctggcctccatccctgag CAAGTCAACTTCATCGTAGTCAGCAGCGAGGTCCCGCTGGGCCACGCCAACGCCAGCCTCCAGA GCATCGGGCCCACTCTGGGTGGCGAGATCGTCTCCAGCATCAGGAGGAGTGTGAATAAGGCAGTGGGATCCCTCCAGAGCCTGCTGGAAG TGATGGAGAAGCTGGCTGCTGCCTTCAGCCGCATCAACAGCACTAGCTCGCGCCTCGAGGAGCTGCAGAGCAACTACAGCCAGAGGTTGGCCAGCCTGCGGGACAGCATCAATCACACCCTGCAGGACTGCGGGCAGCCCTGCAGCAACGTGTCCCTGGACAGCCTCGGGTTCAAGGCCAACTTCAGCGTG ATCCCCAGTGTGGACCAGCAGCTGAAGGCTCTGGAAGATGTGTCCAGCTCCAACCTGGTGGCCACTTTGGAGCAG GTTAACCGCACGCTGAACGAGACCTCTGACAAGGTGCAGGAGCAGTCCCAGGATGTGGTGACAA AGACCCAGGACCAGCTGGGCCACATCAGGCAGGAGATCAGCAACTTGCCCGAGCGCTTCCCGGTGGAGGGCTTGGAGGGCAGCAGCGTGGCCTTTCTGAACACCACCACCTCCACGCTGGAGGAATACAGAGAGCCGGTGACCGCCTTTGAGAGGCTCAG GTGGAGCCTGTGTGTCCTCCTGTGCTGCATGGTGCTGCTGGTGGTTGTCTGCAACGTGTTTGGGCTGGTGCTGGGGCCTCTGGGCCTCGAGGCAGCTGCGCTGCCCACGGAGCGGAGCTGCCTCTCCAACGCCGGCGGGAACTTCTTCATGGC AGGGGTCGgcttcagctttctcttctcctggctgctgATGCTGGTGGTGCTGGTCCCCTTTGTGCTGGGAGGGAACATCTACATGCTCTTCTGCCAGTCCCTGCACGACCAGCAGCTCTTTGAG CTCCTGGATACCCCCGGCCTGATCCCTGGCTTCAACTTGTCCCAGGTGCTGGGCGAAGGCAGCACAGTGAACATCTCAGAGCTGTACAG gcagtgccaggacaACACTGCCCTGTGGCAAACGCTGCACCTCGACCAGAGGATCTCCCTGGACGAGCTCCTGAACATCAGCCAG TACACGGCAGAGATCTCTGCAGCCTTCGAGAAGGTGAACATCACCCTGAGCCCCATCTCCCTGCTCAACAGCAGCCAGAAGGACGTGCTGCTGGAGGCCAGTCGCCTGGGGCAGCCACCCGACTTCGCCCGCAGCCTGGCACAG CTGGATCAGAGCGTGACCCACGGAAGCCTCCAGGACCTGGCCgcggagctggagctgctggcaaagGAAGCG GGCACAGGTGCAAAACGGGACCTGGAGGATGAAGCGagagagctgagggagctggacaaGGAGATGAACGCGAGCTTGTCCAGGCTGCTG CAAAGCCTGAAGGAGAACATCTCCTTTGTGGAGGGcagggccagcaggctgcag AGGCGGACCAACGACACGCTGCAGGACGCTGAGCAGACGCAGGCCTTCCTGGGGAGGGAGACGGCGAGCATCGTCAAGAAC CTCACGAGAGAGGTGGCTCGTTGCAAGCCTGTGGCTCGGACCCTGGACAGCGTGGAGGCCATGGCCTGCGACTACATCCTGGACTCTTTG AACACCTTCTGGTTCAGCCTGGGCTGGTgcaccttcctcctgctgcctggcctcatCCTCGCTGTGCGACTCGCCAAGTTTTACCGCCGGATGGACATCGCTGACGTCTACGA gaGCGAAGTCTTAGAGAT GGCACCTGCACTGAACTCGTTCCAAATTCCCCGGGTGGCTGCAAGGAAGTag
- the LOC104138154 gene encoding prominin-1-A isoform X2, translated as MELGNVPQPVYGPGPEPPGSSTPGLVGMVHGFLRLVQPNALPAELIVELGQSQGEKFSKEQVQELLRYELGFLICAAIGLLFIILVPLVGCCFCCCRSCGNCGGHMYQKQGRRTGCRRRALYASVLLLSGLLLAGNIYAFISNTRLSRAVSGTFPNVNSTVGDLRTYLASIPEQVNFIVVSSEVPLGHANASLQSIGPTLGGEIVSSIRRSVNKAVGSLQSLLEVMEKLAAAFSRINSTSSRLEELQSNYSQRLASLRDSINHTLQDCGQPCSNVSLDSLGFKANFSVIPSVDQQLKALEDVSSSNLVATLEQVNRTLNETSDKVQEQSQDVVTKTQDQLGHIRQEISNLPERFPVEGLEGSSVAFLNTTTSTLEEYREPVTAFERLRWSLCVLLCCMVLLVVVCNVFGLVLGPLGLEAAALPTERSCLSNAGGNFFMAGVGFSFLFSWLLMLVVLVPFVLGGNIYMLFCQSLHDQQLFELLDTPGLIPGFNLSQVLGEGSTVNISELYRQCQDNTALWQTLHLDQRISLDELLNISQYTAEISAAFEKVNITLSPISLLNSSQKDVLLEASRLGQPPDFARSLAQLDQSVTHGSLQDLAAELELLAKEAGTGAKRDLEDEARELRELDKEMNASLSRLLQSLKENISFVEGRASRLQRRTNDTLQDAEQTQAFLGRETASIVKNETRAFLQQLQGFFETYVAWAKSSLTREVARCKPVARTLDSVEAMACDYILDSLNTFWFSLGWCTFLLLPGLILAVRLAKFYRRMDIADVYE; from the exons atggagctgggcaaTGTGCCGCAGCCGGTGTACGGCCCGGGGCCGGAGCCACCGGGGAGCAGCACGCCGGGCCTCGTGGGCATGGTGCATGGCTTCCTGCGGCTGGTGCAGCCCAACGCCTTGCCCGCAG AGCTGATCGTGGAGTTGGGGCAATCCCAGGGTGAGAAGTTCAGCAAGGAGCAGGTCCAGGAG ctgctgcgcTATGAGTTGGGTTTCCTGATCTGCGCGGCCATCGGGCTCCTCTTCATCATCCTCGTGCCCCTGGtgggatgctgcttctgctgctgccgctcCTGCGGGAACTGCGGGGGCCACATGTACCAGAAGCAGGGCCGGCGGaccggctgccgccgccgagcTCTCTACGCCTCTGTCCTGCTGCTCTCGGGCCTCCTGCT GGCCGGCAACATCTACGCCTTCATCAGCAACACCCGCCTCTCCCGGGCCGTGAGCGGCACCTTCCCCAACGTCAACTCCACCGTGGGCGACCTCCGCACCTACctggcctccatccctgag CAAGTCAACTTCATCGTAGTCAGCAGCGAGGTCCCGCTGGGCCACGCCAACGCCAGCCTCCAGA GCATCGGGCCCACTCTGGGTGGCGAGATCGTCTCCAGCATCAGGAGGAGTGTGAATAAGGCAGTGGGATCCCTCCAGAGCCTGCTGGAAG TGATGGAGAAGCTGGCTGCTGCCTTCAGCCGCATCAACAGCACTAGCTCGCGCCTCGAGGAGCTGCAGAGCAACTACAGCCAGAGGTTGGCCAGCCTGCGGGACAGCATCAATCACACCCTGCAGGACTGCGGGCAGCCCTGCAGCAACGTGTCCCTGGACAGCCTCGGGTTCAAGGCCAACTTCAGCGTG ATCCCCAGTGTGGACCAGCAGCTGAAGGCTCTGGAAGATGTGTCCAGCTCCAACCTGGTGGCCACTTTGGAGCAG GTTAACCGCACGCTGAACGAGACCTCTGACAAGGTGCAGGAGCAGTCCCAGGATGTGGTGACAA AGACCCAGGACCAGCTGGGCCACATCAGGCAGGAGATCAGCAACTTGCCCGAGCGCTTCCCGGTGGAGGGCTTGGAGGGCAGCAGCGTGGCCTTTCTGAACACCACCACCTCCACGCTGGAGGAATACAGAGAGCCGGTGACCGCCTTTGAGAGGCTCAG GTGGAGCCTGTGTGTCCTCCTGTGCTGCATGGTGCTGCTGGTGGTTGTCTGCAACGTGTTTGGGCTGGTGCTGGGGCCTCTGGGCCTCGAGGCAGCTGCGCTGCCCACGGAGCGGAGCTGCCTCTCCAACGCCGGCGGGAACTTCTTCATGGC AGGGGTCGgcttcagctttctcttctcctggctgctgATGCTGGTGGTGCTGGTCCCCTTTGTGCTGGGAGGGAACATCTACATGCTCTTCTGCCAGTCCCTGCACGACCAGCAGCTCTTTGAG CTCCTGGATACCCCCGGCCTGATCCCTGGCTTCAACTTGTCCCAGGTGCTGGGCGAAGGCAGCACAGTGAACATCTCAGAGCTGTACAG gcagtgccaggacaACACTGCCCTGTGGCAAACGCTGCACCTCGACCAGAGGATCTCCCTGGACGAGCTCCTGAACATCAGCCAG TACACGGCAGAGATCTCTGCAGCCTTCGAGAAGGTGAACATCACCCTGAGCCCCATCTCCCTGCTCAACAGCAGCCAGAAGGACGTGCTGCTGGAGGCCAGTCGCCTGGGGCAGCCACCCGACTTCGCCCGCAGCCTGGCACAG CTGGATCAGAGCGTGACCCACGGAAGCCTCCAGGACCTGGCCgcggagctggagctgctggcaaagGAAGCG GGCACAGGTGCAAAACGGGACCTGGAGGATGAAGCGagagagctgagggagctggacaaGGAGATGAACGCGAGCTTGTCCAGGCTGCTG CAAAGCCTGAAGGAGAACATCTCCTTTGTGGAGGGcagggccagcaggctgcag AGGCGGACCAACGACACGCTGCAGGACGCTGAGCAGACGCAGGCCTTCCTGGGGAGGGAGACGGCGAGCATCGTCAAGAAC GAGACGCGGgccttcctgcagcagctgcagggcttcTTCGAGACCTACGTTGCCTGGGCCAAGAGCAGC CTCACGAGAGAGGTGGCTCGTTGCAAGCCTGTGGCTCGGACCCTGGACAGCGTGGAGGCCATGGCCTGCGACTACATCCTGGACTCTTTG AACACCTTCTGGTTCAGCCTGGGCTGGTgcaccttcctcctgctgcctggcctcatCCTCGCTGTGCGACTCGCCAAGTTTTACCGCCGGATGGACATCGCTGACGTCTACGAGtga